In Mycobacterium gallinarum, a single window of DNA contains:
- a CDS encoding MCE family protein yields the protein MNALRTRVGRGALAATLALLLVAGFLVASFGEAARAYTLVGYFENSNGIYVGDDVVILGVPVGTVKSIEPQPLRTKITFTVDDEYDVPADAKAVILSPALVTARSIQLVPAYTGGPTMRDGAVIPRERTAVPVEFDQFREQLERLADTLQPTELGGVSTLGAFVNTAAENLRGQGANIRETLIQLSDAFSALGDNSKSLFGTLRNLAILVSALEDSSAVLQELNQNLASTTRLVTNDQNEVGAAVSDLSDVADDVKTFVAENRDTLGTTSEKLAGVSQILNENLDDIKQLVHVAPNAFQNFLNIYQPAQGTLTGALAFNNLANPVQFLCGAVQAASRLNAEQSAKLCVQYLAPIVKNRQYNFFPLGVNPFVGASARPNEITYSEDWMRPDYIPPSSSALPAEAAPPEPGAPPAGPLPPPGGVFTRFGEPANPYHGQPPFVPAKPADQVPGNPGDAPVVPAPIATDPDAGLPGLMVPHGGGQ from the coding sequence ATGAACGCGTTGAGAACCCGAGTTGGAAGAGGTGCCCTCGCAGCCACCTTGGCGCTTCTTCTGGTGGCGGGGTTCTTGGTGGCCAGCTTCGGAGAGGCAGCGCGGGCGTACACCCTGGTCGGCTACTTCGAGAACAGCAACGGGATCTACGTCGGTGACGACGTTGTCATTCTCGGCGTGCCCGTTGGCACAGTGAAGTCGATTGAGCCGCAACCATTGCGAACCAAGATCACGTTCACAGTCGATGACGAGTACGACGTGCCGGCCGACGCCAAGGCCGTGATCCTTTCGCCAGCACTGGTCACCGCGCGATCCATTCAGCTGGTACCCGCATACACGGGCGGACCGACCATGCGAGATGGAGCGGTGATCCCACGAGAGCGCACGGCGGTGCCGGTGGAGTTCGACCAGTTCCGCGAACAGTTGGAACGGCTTGCCGACACACTTCAGCCAACTGAGCTCGGAGGCGTGAGTACGCTCGGCGCCTTCGTCAACACTGCCGCCGAAAACCTGCGCGGTCAGGGTGCCAACATTCGCGAAACCCTGATCCAGTTGTCGGACGCTTTCTCCGCGCTCGGTGACAACAGCAAGAGTCTGTTCGGGACTTTGCGGAATCTGGCGATTCTGGTGTCCGCTCTGGAAGACAGTTCCGCGGTGCTACAGGAGCTCAATCAGAATCTGGCCAGTACGACGAGATTGGTCACCAACGACCAGAACGAGGTCGGTGCGGCGGTCAGTGATCTGTCAGACGTCGCGGACGACGTGAAGACCTTCGTCGCCGAGAACCGCGATACGCTGGGTACGACATCTGAGAAGCTGGCTGGTGTCTCGCAGATCTTGAATGAGAATCTCGACGACATCAAACAGTTGGTTCACGTGGCTCCCAACGCATTTCAGAATTTTTTGAACATCTATCAGCCAGCGCAAGGCACACTGACCGGGGCGTTGGCCTTCAACAATTTGGCGAATCCCGTCCAGTTCCTCTGTGGGGCAGTGCAGGCGGCGTCCCGATTGAACGCAGAGCAATCCGCCAAGCTGTGTGTGCAGTATCTGGCCCCCATCGTCAAGAACAGGCAGTACAACTTCTTTCCGCTGGGGGTGAATCCATTCGTCGGCGCGTCGGCTCGGCCGAATGAGATCACTTACAGCGAGGACTGGATGCGCCCTGACTACATTCCGCCATCTTCGTCTGCGTTGCCCGCGGAGGCGGCACCACCAGAGCCGGGAGCGCCTCCGGCCGGGCCGTTGCCGCCACCGGGTGGGGTCTTCACAAGGTTCGGTGAACCCGCCAACCCCTACCATGGTCAGCCGCCGTTCGTGCCTGCCAAACCGGCCGACCAGGTGCCGGGGAATCCTGGTGACGCGCCGGTGGTTCCGGCGCCGATAGCGACTGACCCTGATGCCGGGCTTCCCGGATTGATGGTCCCTCACGGGGGTGGGCAATGA
- a CDS encoding MCE family protein, producing the protein MKSFQERNPLIIGAIGLALFIGVSLAAINYDKLPFLSTGKEYSAYFAEAGGLRQGADVRVNGLRSGKVESIKLDGAQVLVTFKVREAIRLGDRSEAAVKTNSALGSKVLEITPRGEGQQAGPIPLARTTSAYQLPDAIGDLTTAISGLDTDQLSNSLKVLSETFANTPPDVRAAVEGVGRFSKTLADRDAELRSLLSNADKSTTVLAERSDKIVKLVHDTNELLAALQSQSGALDQFFNSLSGVSQQLKGFIAENRTELKPALEKLNGVLAIVDNHREQVKLAVKGLNRYALGLGESVGSGPFFKAYVVNLLPGQFVQPFIDAAFSDLGLDPNVLAPTERSDPQVGQPATPALPMPFPRTGQGGDPRMTIPDAITGNPGDQQCGPPGLALPGPGCYPYREPLPAPPPGGPPPGPPALPAPGQESTPTPPTPILDRAPGEQVPTVHGAAPDAAGTESQGGSR; encoded by the coding sequence GTGAAATCCTTCCAGGAACGAAATCCATTGATCATCGGTGCGATTGGGCTGGCGCTGTTCATCGGTGTGTCACTCGCGGCGATCAACTATGACAAGTTGCCGTTCCTGTCCACAGGCAAGGAATACTCTGCCTACTTCGCCGAGGCCGGCGGGTTGCGTCAAGGCGCCGACGTCCGAGTGAACGGCCTGAGATCCGGCAAGGTCGAAAGCATCAAGCTCGACGGTGCGCAGGTGCTGGTGACATTCAAGGTACGGGAGGCGATTCGGCTCGGCGATCGCTCTGAGGCGGCGGTAAAGACGAACAGCGCGTTGGGCAGCAAAGTTCTGGAGATAACGCCACGGGGCGAAGGGCAGCAGGCGGGGCCGATACCGTTGGCCCGGACCACATCTGCCTACCAACTGCCCGACGCGATTGGTGATCTGACGACTGCCATCAGCGGCCTCGACACCGATCAGCTCTCCAATTCGCTGAAGGTGCTGTCCGAGACCTTTGCCAACACTCCGCCGGATGTTCGCGCAGCAGTCGAAGGAGTGGGCCGCTTCTCCAAGACCCTCGCGGATCGCGACGCCGAGCTACGAAGCCTGTTATCCAACGCCGACAAGTCGACCACCGTACTCGCCGAGCGCAGCGACAAGATCGTCAAGCTCGTGCACGACACCAATGAGCTGCTTGCGGCACTACAAAGTCAGAGCGGCGCATTAGACCAGTTCTTCAACAGCCTTTCGGGGGTGAGTCAGCAGCTCAAAGGGTTTATCGCGGAGAACCGCACCGAGCTGAAGCCGGCGCTGGAGAAGCTCAACGGAGTGCTGGCCATCGTGGACAACCACCGAGAGCAGGTCAAGCTTGCGGTCAAGGGCCTCAACAGGTACGCGCTCGGCCTGGGCGAGTCGGTGGGCTCGGGCCCATTCTTCAAGGCCTACGTCGTCAACCTGCTTCCAGGCCAATTCGTCCAGCCCTTCATCGACGCCGCCTTCTCCGATCTCGGCCTGGACCCCAATGTCCTGGCGCCCACTGAGCGTTCTGACCCGCAAGTCGGTCAGCCCGCCACACCTGCGCTGCCCATGCCGTTCCCGCGTACCGGCCAGGGAGGCGACCCACGCATGACGATTCCTGATGCGATCACCGGAAATCCGGGTGACCAGCAGTGTGGCCCGCCAGGACTGGCACTACCAGGGCCGGGGTGCTATCCCTACCGTGAGCCGCTGCCTGCGCCACCGCCGGGCGGTCCGCCGCCCGGGCCGCCCGCGCTCCCCGCGCCTGGCCAGGAATCGACCCCGACACCGCCGACTCCGATCCTCGATCGAGCCCCTGGTGAGCAGGTGCCGACCGTCCACGGCGCGGCGCCGGACGCAGCAGGGACCGAATCCCAAGGTGGAAGTCGATGA
- a CDS encoding MCE family protein yields MLMSSLRGTLWRIAIFLVICTLGWFVMVAVFGQLRFSGETSYRAIFTNVSGMEPGNFVRIAGVEVGKVKNIDVQDDGSMLVEFATDDTVVLTEGSRAVIQYENLLGDRFLSLDEGAGGTTRLQPGQTIPITQTEPALDLDALIGGFRPLFNALSPDQVNSLTGSLIAAFQGQGATISSFLEQTASLTNTLADRDELVGEVIVNLNTVLRSLGDQQNQFATAVDSLSELVSGLRNRKQDIANGVAYVNEVAGSVADLLQQTRSSLTKVVNETDRVAGNIVADADYMNNLLDTLPDAYRILNRQGIYGDFFSFYLCDIVLKLNGKGGQPVYVKLAGQSTGRCTPR; encoded by the coding sequence ATGCTCATGAGTAGCTTGCGAGGTACCTTGTGGCGCATTGCCATCTTCTTGGTGATATGCACCCTGGGCTGGTTCGTCATGGTGGCCGTGTTCGGTCAACTTCGCTTCAGCGGCGAAACGTCGTACCGGGCCATCTTCACCAATGTCTCAGGTATGGAGCCCGGCAACTTCGTGCGTATCGCCGGGGTTGAGGTCGGCAAGGTCAAGAACATCGACGTCCAGGATGACGGGTCAATGCTCGTCGAGTTCGCCACCGACGACACGGTGGTGCTGACCGAAGGCAGCAGGGCGGTCATCCAGTACGAGAATCTGCTCGGCGATCGCTTTCTTTCGCTCGACGAGGGCGCCGGTGGAACCACCAGATTGCAACCAGGCCAGACCATTCCGATTACTCAGACTGAGCCGGCCCTGGATCTGGACGCTTTGATCGGCGGCTTCCGCCCCCTGTTCAACGCCCTGAGCCCGGATCAGGTCAATTCGCTTACCGGCTCGCTCATTGCGGCGTTCCAAGGCCAAGGTGCGACGATCAGCTCCTTCCTGGAGCAGACCGCCTCACTTACCAACACGCTCGCCGACCGCGACGAGCTGGTTGGTGAGGTGATCGTCAACTTGAACACCGTCCTCCGTTCACTAGGTGACCAGCAGAACCAGTTCGCCACGGCCGTCGACTCGCTCTCGGAGTTGGTGTCGGGTCTGCGAAACCGCAAGCAGGACATCGCCAACGGCGTGGCCTATGTCAACGAAGTCGCCGGATCAGTGGCAGATTTGTTGCAACAGACTCGGTCGTCTTTGACCAAAGTGGTCAACGAGACCGACCGAGTGGCGGGCAATATCGTGGCCGACGCCGACTACATGAACAATCTGCTGGACACTCTTCCCGACGCGTACCGGATCCTGAATCGGCAGGGCATCTACGGAGACTTCTTCAGTTTCTATCTGTGCGACATCGTGCTCAAGCTCAACGGTAAAGGCGGACAGCCGGTCTATGTGAAGTTAGCCGGACAATCCACTGGAAGGTGCACACCGAGGTGA
- a CDS encoding MCE family protein, translated as MARKLKAGESRIHPGWWTLIILVVAIVAIVVDVALFTGSYKSYVPVTLKAERTGLIMEPGNDVKLRGVTVGRVDGVIPGGASLRLDIDSDQIKYIPANVEAEIKATTAFGNKFVELIVPDAPSPARLSKGTVLTARNVATEVNTVFENLVGVLNQIDTAKLNAVLSALAEGLRGQGDALGEAITAGDEVLSEINPRSETIRQDWRALKGFSDTYGAAAGDIVKVLDAVSTTSTTITDHAEQLDSLLLNVIGLADSGINLIAPSKDNFVRTVNALESTTSLLMKYNPQLTCTFTGGKNVIDFGFADVAGGRDGKSVLLDVALLLGDDQYKYPDHLPIVGARGGPGGQPSCGSLPDVAQNWPVRSLITNTGYGTGVDIRPNPGIGFPGYENFFPFTRANGQPPTVNRIGPPAPGPIPYPGAPPYGGQQYAPDGTPLYPGLPPAPPPGAPKDPGPRPGQEPFVPPHPAQMQPVPPPPIPPGPVSPRP; from the coding sequence ATGGCGCGGAAGCTGAAGGCAGGAGAGAGTCGTATCCACCCTGGATGGTGGACGCTCATCATCCTCGTCGTGGCGATTGTCGCGATCGTGGTGGACGTAGCACTGTTCACCGGGTCGTACAAATCCTATGTGCCGGTTACGTTGAAGGCCGAGCGCACCGGGCTCATCATGGAACCCGGTAATGACGTCAAACTGCGCGGCGTCACGGTCGGTCGCGTAGACGGTGTCATACCCGGTGGCGCCAGCTTGCGACTCGACATCGACTCCGACCAAATCAAGTACATCCCGGCCAACGTCGAAGCCGAGATCAAGGCGACGACAGCCTTCGGCAACAAGTTCGTCGAGCTCATCGTGCCCGACGCACCCAGCCCGGCCCGGTTGAGCAAGGGCACCGTGTTGACGGCTCGAAATGTCGCGACCGAGGTGAACACCGTGTTCGAGAATCTGGTGGGCGTCCTGAACCAGATCGACACCGCAAAGCTGAACGCCGTGTTGTCAGCGCTCGCCGAAGGTCTACGCGGTCAGGGTGACGCACTCGGCGAGGCGATCACCGCGGGCGACGAGGTGTTGTCGGAGATAAATCCGCGCAGCGAGACGATTCGACAGGACTGGCGGGCGCTCAAGGGTTTCAGTGACACATATGGCGCTGCGGCGGGGGACATCGTGAAGGTTTTAGACGCGGTCAGCACCACCAGCACGACCATCACCGACCATGCTGAACAACTGGATTCGTTGCTGCTCAACGTCATCGGGCTGGCTGACAGCGGAATCAATCTGATCGCACCCTCGAAGGACAACTTCGTGCGCACGGTGAATGCGTTAGAGAGCACGACGAGCCTCTTGATGAAGTACAACCCCCAGCTCACATGTACGTTCACTGGCGGCAAGAACGTCATCGACTTCGGCTTCGCCGACGTCGCCGGCGGCCGGGATGGCAAGTCCGTGTTGCTCGACGTGGCACTGCTGTTGGGCGATGATCAGTACAAGTACCCGGACCATTTGCCGATCGTGGGTGCCAGAGGGGGACCTGGCGGTCAGCCGAGCTGCGGCTCCCTGCCCGACGTCGCGCAGAACTGGCCGGTGCGTTCTCTGATAACCAATACGGGCTATGGCACGGGTGTCGATATCCGACCCAACCCCGGCATTGGATTCCCGGGCTATGAGAACTTCTTCCCCTTCACGCGTGCAAATGGCCAGCCGCCGACGGTGAATCGCATCGGCCCGCCGGCGCCGGGGCCCATCCCTTACCCGGGCGCCCCGCCGTACGGCGGACAGCAGTACGCCCCGGACGGCACACCGCTGTACCCGGGCTTGCCGCCCGCGCCGCCTCCCGGCGCGCCGAAGGATCCGGGTCCACGACCGGGCCAGGAGCCGTTCGTGCCTCCCCATCCGGCGCAGATGCAACCCGTTCCGCCGCCGCCGATCCCGCCGGGGCCCGTTTCGCCACGACCCTGA
- a CDS encoding ABC transporter permease: MQYRARPLTNGWNRVGEQAQFFVRTIAGTKDVWVHYKVELLRQIAQMSLGVGAMALIGGTIVVVAFLSTQVGSLVAIQVYGSLANVGIEALTGFASAYVNTRLAGPVIVGIAMAATIGAGATAQLGAMRINEEIDALEVISVRSIPYLCSTRLVAGIVLSIPLYCMGLLAAWLATRLGTVISYGQSTGVYDHYFNTFLNPMDVVLSLIQALGMATIVMLIHTYYGYTASGGPAGVGEAVGRAVRASLVAVIVVLLFVALGIYGQGGGLNISG; this comes from the coding sequence ATGCAGTACCGCGCCCGTCCGTTGACCAACGGCTGGAATCGCGTTGGCGAGCAAGCGCAGTTCTTCGTCCGGACCATCGCAGGCACCAAAGACGTCTGGGTCCATTACAAGGTCGAACTGTTGCGTCAGATTGCCCAGATGAGTCTCGGCGTCGGCGCCATGGCACTCATCGGCGGCACCATCGTCGTCGTGGCCTTCCTCAGCACCCAGGTGGGCTCGCTCGTCGCGATTCAGGTCTACGGCTCCCTGGCCAATGTCGGTATCGAGGCGCTCACCGGCTTCGCGTCGGCCTACGTCAACACGAGGCTCGCCGGCCCCGTGATCGTCGGCATCGCCATGGCAGCCACGATCGGCGCCGGCGCCACCGCGCAATTGGGGGCCATGCGCATCAATGAGGAGATCGATGCGCTCGAGGTCATCAGTGTGCGCTCCATCCCTTATCTCTGCTCGACTCGCCTCGTGGCGGGCATCGTGCTCTCGATTCCGCTCTACTGCATGGGATTGCTGGCCGCCTGGTTGGCAACCCGGCTCGGCACGGTCATCTCCTACGGACAGTCCACGGGCGTCTACGACCACTACTTCAACACTTTCCTCAACCCGATGGACGTTGTGCTGTCGCTCATTCAAGCGCTCGGAATGGCCACGATCGTCATGCTGATACACACCTATTACGGCTACACCGCTTCGGGCGGACCGGCCGGTGTCGGCGAAGCCGTCGGTCGCGCCGTGCGAGCGTCCCTTGTCGCAGTCATCGTCGTCCTTCTGTTTGTCGCACTTGGCATTTACGGCCAGGGTGGCGGACTGAATATCTCCGGGTAG
- a CDS encoding MlaE family ABC transporter permease has product MSMDTVVQMFRPPFAFREFVEQTWFVARVSILPTIMMTVPFLMLTVFILNLLLLEVGAADASGAGAALGAVLYIGPIVTVLVIAGAGATAMCADLGSRTIREEIDAMRVLGLNPVHRLVVPRVLAATLIATMLTSVVIVVGLFFGFLFSVYVQGVTPGAFVSSLTLLVGVPELVIALSKALMFGFFAGLIACYKGLSVGGGPAGVGNAVNETVVFVFIVLFLISTITTIVGAKATL; this is encoded by the coding sequence ATGTCGATGGACACCGTCGTTCAGATGTTCAGGCCGCCCTTCGCGTTCAGGGAGTTCGTCGAGCAGACGTGGTTCGTCGCGCGGGTTTCGATCCTGCCGACGATCATGATGACGGTCCCGTTCCTCATGTTGACGGTCTTCATCCTGAACCTGCTATTGCTCGAGGTGGGCGCCGCCGATGCATCAGGCGCGGGCGCGGCGCTCGGGGCAGTCCTCTACATCGGTCCGATCGTGACGGTGTTGGTGATCGCCGGTGCCGGTGCAACGGCGATGTGCGCCGACCTCGGCTCCCGGACCATCCGTGAAGAAATCGATGCGATGCGTGTACTCGGGCTCAATCCCGTGCACCGCCTGGTCGTGCCGCGAGTCCTAGCCGCCACGCTGATCGCGACGATGCTGACTTCGGTCGTCATCGTGGTTGGTCTGTTCTTCGGATTCCTGTTTTCGGTCTATGTCCAGGGCGTGACGCCAGGAGCGTTCGTCTCGAGCCTCACTCTGCTCGTCGGCGTCCCCGAACTCGTCATCGCCTTATCCAAGGCGCTGATGTTCGGGTTCTTCGCCGGTCTGATCGCTTGCTACAAGGGCCTTTCCGTTGGAGGCGGACCAGCGGGCGTCGGCAACGCGGTAAACGAAACAGTCGTCTTCGTCTTCATCGTGCTGTTCCTGATCAGCACCATCACCACGATCGTCGGCGCGAAGGCAACGCTGTGA
- a CDS encoding TetR/AcrR family transcriptional regulator, producing the protein MSPPSPGIRKSDRTRLAILDAARVAFARKGFSGVTIRDITDLAGVTRANFYYYFSDKTELFVELGTATYREAIEVIETFSDSPSRAAIEAWVARYFTYLNRNGAFVIRSEDDMPTDGAFRAAVARSHRRAARALGQRIAKIASTPPSGDAAATGLILMAMLERSWLVHHNGVSEVPFGEVEAAASDLIHRLVE; encoded by the coding sequence TTGAGCCCGCCCAGTCCAGGCATCCGCAAGTCGGACCGCACTCGCCTGGCAATCCTGGACGCCGCGCGTGTGGCCTTCGCCCGCAAGGGCTTCTCCGGGGTGACGATCCGTGACATCACCGACTTGGCCGGCGTGACGCGGGCGAACTTCTACTACTACTTCAGCGACAAGACCGAACTGTTCGTCGAGCTCGGCACCGCGACCTACCGCGAGGCCATAGAAGTGATCGAGACGTTCTCCGACTCCCCCTCGCGAGCGGCGATCGAAGCGTGGGTGGCCCGCTACTTCACCTATCTCAACCGCAATGGCGCGTTCGTAATCCGTTCAGAGGACGACATGCCGACCGACGGTGCGTTTCGTGCCGCGGTCGCACGTTCACATCGACGCGCCGCGCGTGCACTCGGTCAGCGCATCGCCAAGATCGCGTCGACGCCGCCGTCAGGCGACGCCGCCGCGACGGGGCTCATCCTGATGGCCATGCTCGAGCGGTCCTGGCTGGTGCATCACAACGGGGTGTCCGAAGTGCCGTTCGGCGAGGTAGAAGCCGCGGCGTCGGATCTGATACATCGGCTGGTCGAATGA
- a CDS encoding Rieske 2Fe-2S domain-containing protein translates to MTKLPSMAPTGWFQIAWSADIAGNAVVPLRYFGQDLVAFRQRDGSVSVLDAHCQHLGASLAHGGCVVEDGIQCPFHGWVWDGRGRNVRIPYEKRPNKGRRLRSYPVAEVNDSIYIWHDVAGSAPRWDVPVGKLVLGEHVSSRNYYEFTEDCRTRFAGVKVHPQVIAENAVDPHHFRFVHRTPISPGVLRESRDDVIWSAKVGFGKRWVDGTDRPDDTMNTIEIWWSGIGVSFNGEHTRDGVRVISICATPVDDTTSDIFAGYWISDESANDFAERLAAAKLALPDDIRIWEHQRYMDRPALAPSESAGFDALREWANGFYPQPVGTRA, encoded by the coding sequence ATGACCAAGCTGCCGAGCATGGCCCCGACGGGCTGGTTCCAGATTGCCTGGAGCGCCGATATCGCGGGAAACGCCGTCGTGCCCCTGCGCTATTTCGGCCAAGACCTCGTGGCCTTCCGGCAGCGCGACGGATCGGTCAGTGTGCTGGACGCGCATTGCCAGCACCTCGGCGCCAGCTTGGCGCACGGCGGCTGTGTCGTTGAGGACGGCATACAGTGCCCGTTCCATGGTTGGGTGTGGGACGGCCGAGGGCGCAATGTCCGCATCCCCTATGAAAAGCGACCGAACAAGGGCCGCCGCCTGAGGTCCTACCCTGTTGCCGAGGTAAACGATTCCATCTACATTTGGCACGACGTCGCCGGCAGTGCACCGCGGTGGGATGTGCCCGTCGGGAAATTGGTTCTCGGAGAACATGTCTCGTCGAGAAACTACTACGAATTCACCGAGGACTGTCGAACTCGGTTCGCCGGTGTCAAGGTGCACCCCCAGGTGATCGCCGAGAACGCGGTGGACCCACATCATTTTCGTTTTGTGCACCGCACACCGATCAGTCCTGGAGTGCTGCGAGAAAGCCGGGACGACGTGATCTGGTCGGCCAAAGTGGGATTCGGCAAGCGATGGGTCGACGGAACTGATCGGCCGGATGACACGATGAACACCATTGAGATCTGGTGGTCGGGTATCGGCGTCTCGTTCAACGGCGAGCACACCCGTGACGGAGTGCGCGTCATCTCGATCTGTGCGACGCCGGTCGACGACACGACTTCGGACATCTTCGCCGGATACTGGATCAGCGACGAGTCGGCGAATGACTTCGCGGAACGGCTGGCCGCGGCCAAATTGGCGTTGCCGGACGACATCCGGATTTGGGAGCACCAGCGGTACATGGATCGGCCGGCGCTCGCACCGTCGGAGTCGGCCGGCTTCGACGCCCTCCGGGAGTGGGCGAACGGGTTCTATCCGCAGCCTGTCGGAACCCGGGCTTGA
- a CDS encoding LLM class flavin-dependent oxidoreductase encodes MQWGLPWPGETVATQAESAGAGAFCAGEFADLSAYVTAAQMVRSTATAWVGPGIAYAFARSPFVHAASVRHLAKQAAGRVFLGLGAGTPRMNRDWFGVDAEHPALRMAELVEVVRLFLRADNGEPIRYQGDFYSIEADIRAPVLGRLDVPILIGAFNRVMVRTAGRVADGVLGHGLFTDRWWDEVVEPELSRGASIAHRTSEELKRWGWVITAVNDTDPERAVADARLQIAFYLTVRTYDALVELHEWQDEVSAIRAAFHSGDPRSMARHVTDDMLRAVAVCGDSAQAKDMMSDRKRLPDIAFLAAPSFLVSARRRSEYDVAATCLMQDRS; translated from the coding sequence ATGCAGTGGGGATTGCCGTGGCCGGGCGAAACGGTAGCGACGCAAGCCGAGTCCGCGGGCGCGGGCGCGTTCTGCGCCGGCGAATTCGCCGATCTGAGTGCCTACGTCACGGCGGCGCAGATGGTGCGTTCGACGGCGACGGCATGGGTGGGCCCAGGAATCGCCTATGCGTTCGCCCGATCTCCCTTCGTCCATGCCGCGTCGGTTCGACACTTGGCCAAGCAGGCGGCCGGCCGGGTTTTCCTGGGACTGGGCGCCGGGACACCACGAATGAACCGCGACTGGTTCGGGGTCGACGCCGAACATCCCGCGCTGAGGATGGCCGAACTGGTCGAAGTCGTCCGACTGTTCCTACGGGCGGACAACGGCGAACCGATCCGCTACCAGGGCGACTTCTACTCCATTGAAGCCGATATTCGCGCACCCGTGCTAGGGCGTCTCGACGTGCCGATTCTCATCGGCGCCTTCAACCGGGTCATGGTGCGGACCGCAGGCCGTGTGGCGGACGGAGTGCTGGGCCATGGGTTGTTCACCGACCGCTGGTGGGACGAAGTCGTGGAGCCCGAATTGAGTCGCGGCGCAAGCATCGCGCATCGCACATCCGAGGAACTCAAGCGCTGGGGTTGGGTCATCACCGCCGTCAACGACACCGATCCGGAACGCGCGGTCGCCGATGCACGCTTGCAGATCGCGTTCTACCTGACCGTACGAACCTATGATGCGCTGGTCGAACTGCACGAATGGCAAGACGAGGTGAGTGCGATCCGCGCCGCATTCCACAGTGGTGACCCCCGATCGATGGCCCGGCACGTCACCGACGACATGTTGCGCGCGGTCGCCGTGTGCGGCGACAGCGCACAGGCGAAGGACATGATGTCCGATCGGAAGCGATTGCCCGACATCGCGTTTCTGGCCGCGCCGAGCTTTTTGGTGAGCGCACGTCGGCGGTCGGAGTACGACGTGGCTGCGACGTGCTTGATGCAGGATAGGTCGTGA
- a CDS encoding FadR/GntR family transcriptional regulator produces the protein MSRPESLAPMISADTATGAVRSPKTAELVARTLRRMVVDGQLKDGDFLPHEAELISHFGVSRPTLREAVRVLESERLVEVRRGSRTGARVRVPGPEIVARPAALLLALSGTTLADVMTARTAIEPPAANMLAENGTAEAHDELRRLVDAVPAAWEAGTLAAASAQLHRRMVELSGNATLGIIAGMLHEIGERHTAAAISGATGDKKMAKAEYMRLHKSYVRLANLVYARKGDAAEAHWRRHMEAASAAMLRGHEKTRVRDIMD, from the coding sequence GTGTCTCGACCCGAGTCGCTGGCACCGATGATCTCCGCGGATACGGCGACCGGAGCGGTCCGGTCGCCCAAGACGGCCGAGCTGGTCGCCCGCACGCTCCGGCGCATGGTTGTCGACGGCCAGCTCAAAGATGGCGACTTCCTGCCGCACGAGGCCGAGCTGATCTCACACTTCGGTGTCAGCAGGCCGACCCTACGCGAGGCAGTGCGCGTCCTGGAATCGGAACGACTAGTCGAGGTCCGCCGCGGTTCGCGTACGGGCGCTAGAGTTCGCGTCCCCGGCCCTGAGATCGTCGCCCGGCCCGCTGCGCTGTTACTGGCACTGTCCGGCACCACGCTCGCCGACGTCATGACCGCGCGCACCGCCATCGAGCCCCCAGCCGCGAACATGCTTGCCGAGAACGGCACAGCCGAGGCGCACGACGAGCTCCGACGATTAGTCGACGCGGTTCCCGCCGCGTGGGAAGCCGGCACGTTGGCGGCCGCATCGGCACAGTTGCACCGTCGCATGGTCGAGTTGTCGGGCAATGCCACCTTGGGGATCATTGCGGGCATGCTGCACGAGATCGGCGAACGTCACACCGCCGCAGCGATTTCGGGCGCTACCGGGGACAAGAAGATGGCCAAGGCCGAATACATGAGGCTGCACAAGTCGTACGTACGGCTCGCCAATTTGGTCTATGCTCGCAAAGGCGATGCGGCAGAAGCGCACTGGCGCCGACACATGGAGGCGGCCAGTGCCGCCATGCTTCGCGGCCACGAGAAGACCCGCGTCCGCGACATCATGGACTGA